In the genome of Pseudomonadota bacterium, the window TTGCGAAATAATCCCTGGTTAATCTGGCGGGCCCGACTGGCCGGCGCAGAGTTGCCTCGATTCTGGGCTCTGGGAGCTTGGGGCGGGGTGGTTTTTCTTCTGCTTCTAGGCCTGGGGTTGTACCGGATGGGACTGCCCCTGAAAAAAGTTCCCTTGTTGCTGGCTGAAGATTTCAGCTCTCCGCTTGAACCGGCGGTCTGGCAGCAGGCGGTCACCGCAACCGAACTGGCCCAGCTGGTTCCAGACCGTTATTTCTCGGCTTCCGAATGCAAAACCACCCTGCCCGCGATTTCAGCCGCGGGTCTGCCCCTGACGGTTTACACTAGTATTGATCCTGAATTGCAGAAATTATTGCAGCTCTTGCTGCACCGCTACAAGCCTCAGATCGGCGCCGGGGTACTGCTTGATCTGGAAAGCGGAGCGATCAGCGCCATGGCCGAATATCGGCATGCGGACGAGGCCGGGCGGATTGTTGATGCCGATGTGGGTCCACTTTGTCTGACTCCGATTTTCCCGGCGGCTTCACTGTTTAAAATCGTCACTGCTTACGGGGTCATGGAAAAATCCGGCGTGGCCGGTAACGCCCGTTATCCGGTGATCGGCCGCTATCATACCCTTTACAAATATCAGCTGGGTCTGGCCACTTCCCGCTATCGTTTCCGTGAGCAGCACCTCTCTCTGGAAGAGGCCTTTGCCCGGAGCGTCAATCCGATTTTCGGGCGTTTCGGGGTTGATCTTTTCGATGCCGAAGAACTGCTTGAACTGGGCCGTAAATTTGCCTTTAACCGCCCGCTTGAGTTCGATCTGGAGCTTCCGGCCAGCAAACTGGCGGTCACCTCGAATCCCTACCGCCGGGCCGAAGCCGCCAGTGGTTTTATCAAAAGCACGACAATTTCGCCTCTGCATGCCGCCCTGCTGGTGGGGATGCCGGTTGCCGAGGGGCGACTGTTGCGTCCTTATCTGGTCGAACGGGTGGTTGCCGCCGACGGCGGCGAAATGTTTTATCGCCAGGAGGAAAGGCCGCAGGTTTGTCTGGAGGATCAAAAGGCCTGCGTCGAGCTTGTCGGGATGATGCGGGCCACGGTCAAATACGGTACCGCCAGCAAATCCTTTCAGCACCTGAAACGGAAAAAGGTTTACGCTGACTGGGATATCGGGGGTAAAACCGGCAGTCTGGACATGCCCGACAGCGGACGCCGCTGTGAATGGTTCGCCGGTTTCGGTAAGGATCCGCGCCACGGTCGGTCCGTAGCCGCGGCGGTGGTGCTCGTCCATGGTGAATTGCGCACCATCAGCTCGGCTTTCATCGCGGCGGAGATGCTGGCGGCCGCCCTGCAATGAAAAAAAGCCGGAGCTAACTCCGGCCCTTAAACCTGCAGAGTTTTAATCATGGCGATTTCGTCACAGTCGGGAAATTTGACGCAGCTCAGGCAATCGCGCCAGACCTTGTGAGGCAGGAGGTTTTTGTCGGTCACCTGATAGCCCTGACGGGCGAAGAAGTTTTCCTGGTAGGTCAGCGTGAAAACCCTTTGCAGGCCCAGACGCCGGGCCTCGGCCTCGCAGGCGCTGACCAGCCGGCTGCCGATCCCCTGCTTCGTTGCGGGCGGCAGGACCGCCAGGGAGCGGATCTCTCCGAGATCGTCCCAACAGACATGCAGCGAGCTGACCCCAAGAATGCCGTTTTCGGAATCGTCGACCACAAAATCGCGGAGATTGTCGTAGAGGTCGTTGAGGGAACGGGGCAGCAGCAGCCCTTGTTTGGCATAGTGATCAAGGGCTTTCTGAATGATTTTGACATCTTTGATCAGGGCTGGTCGAATCATTTCCGTCCTCCCTTGCCGGCTTCTGCCCGCAGAGCCCGGGCGTGGTCGAGGGCTTCCCGAGTGATCTTGCCGCTGCTGCCCATGCGGGCCAGCTCTTCAATGACGGCGGTTTCCGATGCCAGACTGATTTCGTTGAGCATGATGGTGGTTTTCTCCTCCTCGGGGCAGCTTTGTTTATTGATTACATAATGCTGGTCGGCGTGGGCAGCGACCTGGGGCAGGTGCGTGATGGTAATGACCTGGCAGTTGCGCGCGATGGCGGCGATCTTGCGTCCGACCGCGCCGGCCGCGGCGCCGCCGAGACCGGTATCGATTTCATCGAAAATCATGGTGGGCAATTCAGCGCGGGCGGCCGCGGCCGTGCGCAGGGCCAGCAGCAGGCGGGAGAGCTCCCCGCCGGAGGCGATCTCTCCGAGCGGTGCCGGAGCGCTGCCGGGATTGGCGGAAAAAAGAAAATTGACCTGGTCGGCGCCCGTGGCGCTACAGGTAGTTTTTTCCAGGCTGATTTGAAATCGTGCCTGGGCCAGATTGAGATCGCGCAGATGGCCGCTCACGGTTTCTTCAAGCAGTTTCGCTTGCGCACTTCGAGTCTGGCTTAAAGCCTCGGCCGCCGCCTCCATTTTCCCCTGCTTGGCGGCCAGCTCCCGCTGCCGGCGCCCGCTTTCCTGGTCGCGCTGTTCCCAGCGGCTAAGTTTTTCGGTAAGTTCCTTTTCCAACGCCAATAGACCCTGAATGTCGGTGGCGAATTTTCTTTTCAGACGTTCGAGCTGAGCCAGACGGGTTTCGGTTTTTTCTATGGTTTCTTCGTCAATCTCCAGACCGGCAAGATATTTCTGTTGGTCCCGGTTGATTTCCTGCAGGCGATCAATGATGTCGGTAAGCAGTTCCCGGGTGACCGGAGCCTGCTCATCCCGGCGGGAAAGTTCATCGCTGATTTCCTGCAGCCGGTAGCAACGGTCCAGGATCGAGCCCTGACCACTGTAGCAGAGCTGATCGGCTTCCCGGGCCAGTTCCTGCAGCCGGCCGATCTGCTGGTACTGGCGGCGTCGGTGCAACAATTCGGTCTCTTCTTCGGGATCAAGCTGGGATGCATTGAGTTCCGTCAGCTGATGGCTCAGATAATCCATCTGCCGGGCGGCTTCCTGGAGTTCCTGTTGCCATTGGGTAAAAGCCTGCCGCTGCCGGCGAAAATCCTCAAAAAGAAGCTTGTATTCCCGGCGTTGGCTGGTCAGGCCGCCGAAACTGTCGAGTAATTTCAGGGGTTGGCTTGCGGCCCGTAGTTCATGCTGTTGATGCTGGTCGACAAATTCCAGCAGCCGGCCGGCCAGGTCGGACGCCGTGGCGCCGGTGGTCGGTTGATCGTTAAGGTAGATGCGGTTGGTAAGCCCGCCGTCGCGCCGGCGCCCGATCTGCCGGCGCAAAATGATTTCCTCCGGCTGCTCGCCCAGACCGCTGGCTGCCAGACGTTGATGGAAGGCCGGGTTTTGAGGCGCGGAAAAAATCGCGCTGATCGTGACCGGCCGCTCTTCGGCCAGGAAAATATCAGATTCCGAAAGGCCTTCGAGCAAGGTTCTCAGGGCTCCGATGATGATCGACTTGCCGGCTCCGGTCTCGCCGGTCAAAACCGTCAGTCCAGGGCCGAATTCACATTCGATATGATCAATCAGTTTGTAGTTGCTGATACTCAGTTGTTTTAGCATGGCGTGTAGGGATGATTTTGAATGTTTATTTCAGGTTTCCAGATTCTGATAGCGTTCTCCCCATTTGAGCTTGTTACGCAGGACCTCGAAATAGGTTTTGCTGGGGGAGGTGACCAGCTTGATGTTATGCTCGGCCCGGGTGATGGTGATGCGGTCCAGAGACCGCAGGGGAAATCCGGTTTGTCCATCCAGGGTGACAAAGACATCGTCACTGTCGATTGAGGTCAGAGTGGTTTCGATGGTGACATTCGGGGCGACAATGAGAGGCCGATTCGAAAGGGTATGGGGACAGATCGGGGCGATCGTGATGCAGTCGAGGGTCGGATAGACAATGGGACCGCCGGCGGACAGGGAATAGCCGGTCGAACCGGTCGGGGTTGAGAAAATCAGGCCGTCGGCTTTGAAATTGTTGACCAGGTTGCCGTCGATGACGGTTTCAAGGTCAATAATCCGAGCCATGGCTCCCTTGTTGATGACCACGTCATTGAGAACGTTGTGAGTGGATGGCGGCAGACTCCGACGATGGAGGACCACCTTCAGAATCATGCGGGTGCTGAGGTTGAAATTGCCGTTCAGAACCTCCTGCATCACCGGAAAGAGCTCGTCCAGGGTGATCGCGGTCAGGAAGCCGAGCCCACCCAGGTTCACGCCCAGCAGCGGCAGGTCGCGACGTGAAATGTGTCGGGCGATGCTGAGCAGGGTGCCGTCGCCGCCGAGAACGACAATCAGGTCGGCGTTCCCGGTGATCGAGTTTTTGTCGGCCTTTGCCAGGTACAGCTCCGCCGCCAGTTCCTCTTCGCAGAGAACTGCAACTTTTCGCTCGCGCAGCCAGAGTCCCAGTTTGACCCCGATTTCCAGGGCCCGGGCGCTTCTGCGCTTGGTGACAATCCCGATTTTTCGCATGCCTGCTTCATAGCACAGGCCGAAAAGCGAGTAAAGCGGAAAGGCTGAACCTGAGGCTAGCGGAGATATTCAAAGGTGATGACCTTTTCCCGGTTGTCGAAAAAAAACTCAAGCGGTCCGTTGTTTTCCCGTTTGACTTCGTAAAGCTCCTGGCCGATCTTGATGACGGTTCCCGGGTAGACGCGTTTTCTGATCGTGACCCTGGATTGGAGACCGAGTTCGATCATCTTCTCAAGTTCATGCTTTTTATGTTTCAGGCGGCTGATATCGTTTTCCAGGGTTGCGTACTGCTGAAAAAGCTTTTCGGCCTGGGCGCGGCTGGCCTCCGGTACCAGGGAAATATCCTTTTTTATGAGCGCCTGCAGCCCCATTTGATCAATGATGGCGAATGACCGACTAGTCAGAGGTTCCATGAATTCCTCGATCTTTTTTATTCTGCCTTTGAGTTCCTTGTTGCCGCCGACCTCAATGCGGACGTTGCTGCCTTGGTCGCTGCCGAGTTCTGTGCAGGTGACCCCGTTAAAAGCCGTGATCCAGCAGTCGCCGGTAATCATTTCCCCGCAGGTCACGTTCTTGGCGGCGACTATCCGGCTGTTGATAATGTGTTTGTTGACGTTGAGGTTGCCGCCGGTCTGCAGATGACTGACCCCGGAAATAAAATCGCAGGCCAGATCGCCGGCCACCGCGATTTTCTGATGGTCGGCGCCGATGATGCCGCCTCGGACGAGCAGGTTACTTCGGGTGCGGACCGAGCCGCTGAGGGTGTTGCCGATGGTTACATCCGAGTTGGAGATAACATGGAATCCGGCCAGCAGATTGCCGCCGATTCTGATCGGGCCTGCGAATTCGATGTGGCCGGTTTCGAGATCGACATCGCCGTCCACGGTAAGGCTGTTTTCGATGCTCAGGACTTTGTTGTTGAGGAGCGGGCGGCCGCAGGTTTCGGCCTTGAAGAGTAGTCGATGTTCCTCGCTTTCCAGCCCAACCCCGGTGCCGGCGCTGTATTTGATCAGGGGTTGCAGGGGGGCGCAGGCGACAATGGTGCCGTCGACCAGGCGTCCGGGTGCGCCCTCACGGCCGAGAGTGACGATGAGCAGAGGGTCGCCGATATCGAAGTATCTGATGGTTCCCTTCTTTTTGTAGTCGATCTTGTCGTTACCTCGCAGTTGACCGATATTCTTGCCACTGGAAAAATGAAACTGATATTGGTGTTGAATGGTTTCTCTGACCGGTATTTCCATGGCGATGATGGTTGAGGCAGGTTGTTCCGGATTCTGATTGAAACGCACGATGATGTCTTGAAGATTTTTCTTGCTGATTCCCGAGACGATGTTGTTTAATTTAAGGGCTCCGGCCAGTTGCCCGGCGCTGACTTTCGGTTCTCCCTCCTGGTCGGGGAGGATGGTCAGCCGGGCTTCGGTTTTTGTGGCATTAACCTCGATCTTGATCATGATCGTGTTCCTTGTTCTGTCGTAGGTATACCGGGCTCTAAGCTTTATCGGTCCGGGCACCGGAAGCTAAAATATTGACATCTGGGCTGGATTTTGCTATTAATGGCCGTTATTCTGCAAAAGATTTCTCTGCGCCTTTTTCGGCCGCGGTCAAGATGGAGATATGTCGTTTCGATGAACCGAGAAGATCAATATACGCTGGTTGTTTTTCGCAGTGGCAAGGGTGTGCACCGCAAGCTGACGCTTCCGGTCAGGCAAATTAAAAGGTTTTTCTGGCTGGCGATGCCGCTGGTCAGCGCGGTTTTTATCGGGGCCCTGGTGGCGATCGCCCTGTATCTTGTCAATCTGCACAATATCAATGATTACGCTCGTTTGGCAAGTAAAAATCGAGAGCTTGAAAAACAGGTTGTTTTTTTCTCCCAGCGCGTGGCCGATCTCAACGACAAAGTTCTGCATCTGCGCCAGAGTAATGCTAAAATCAAGGTTCTGGCCAATCTCGCGGTGGTGCCGGAAAGCCTTGATCTTCGCGGCGTCGGCGGCCCCGATCCGCTGGCCAGCGCGCTGACGGTTTCCAGCCTCGACGAGGAACGCAAGGCGCAGCTTGCCGCGATGCATCGCGAACTGCAGCGGCTGGAGCTGGAAATTGCGGCGGAGGAGAATGCCCTCGGTTGTCTCAATAACCATTTAAGCGAACAACAGTCGCTGCTTAATTTTACCCCGTCAATCTGGCCGGTACGCGGCTGGATCAGCTCTCCGTTCGGTTATCGTTCCTCTCCCTTTACCCAGCGGCGGGAACTGCATAAAGGGGTTGATATCGTCAACCGGGTCGGCACGCCAGTGGTCGCGACCGCTGATGGACGGGTGGTTTTTGCCGGTCATCAGAGCGGTTACGGCAAGCTGGTCACAATTGATCATGGTCTTGGTAAAATCACCAGGTATGGACATCTCTCGCAGATCGGCGTGAAGAACGGAGATGCCGTGGTGCGTGGTCAGGAACTAGGTAAATTGGGCAATACCGGGCGCAGTACCGGTCCTCACCTTCACTATGAGGTGGTTGTGGACGGTAAGGCGGTGAATCCGGTTGAATTTCTTCTGGATTAGTAGCTTGCAGGTTATTTTCTGGTTTTTTTAACGTTTTTCAGATAACAAACACAAGAAAATGTTAAGTGCTTCACGGGTTATCCCCGAAGGGGATGTCCTGATGAAGAAACTTATCCAGCTCTGCTGGGTCTGGTAAGAGTACTTATTTGTAACCAAAGGAAATACCTTTAGGTACGGGCCGTGAAGGTCCCTTTGGGTTGCGGGATTTATTCCCGCATTAGGGCTTGACCTGAGAGACGCGCCTGGTTTTCGGGCCGCGTACAGTTGTCCTCGTGAAGCGTCGTCAGGCGTCTTTTCGCGGGGATTTTTTTTGAAAGGTAAGTGATTTAAGATGAATATTCTGAAAAAGATCTTTGGCAGCAAGAATGATCGGGAAATCAAGGGTATGCAGCCCTTGCTGCATTTGGTAAATCGCGAGGAAGCCGGCCTGAAAACCCTTTCCGATAGCCGGCTGCAGGGCAAAACCGGTGAATTCAAAGAGCGCCTGACGCGGGGAGAGGAACTTCTTGATCTGCTGCCCGAGGCTTTTGCTGTGGTGCGGGAAGCCGCTTTACGAACCTTGGGGATGCGTCATTTTGACGCGCAGATCATGGGCGGTATCGTGCTCCACAAAGGTAAGATTGCCGAGATGAAAACCGGCGAAGGCAAGACCTTGGCCGCGACGCTGCCGGTGTATCTGAACGCCCTGTCCGGAAAAGGGGTGCATGTGGTCACGGTCAACGACTATCTCGCCCGGCGGGACGCCGCCTGGATGGGAAAGGTTTATGCGTTTCTCGGGCTTTCGGTCGGAGTTATTCTGCATGAGCTCGATGACCGCGAGCGCCAGCAGGCTTATGCCGCGGACATCACTTACGGGACCAATAACGAGTTCGGTTTTGATTATCTGCGTGATAATATGAAATTTTCTCTGGAGGATTACGTCCAGCGCCCGCTGCACTATGCGATTGTCGACGAGGTTGACAGTATTCTCATCGATGAAGCCCGGACGCCGCTGATCATTTCCGGGCCGACCGACGACAGCACCGATAAATACTATGTTATCGACAAGGCCATGCGCAAGCTGGTGCAGAGCAACCGGGAGCAGGAACAGATATCCGACTACGATGTTGATGAAAAAAGCCGTTCCGTGACCCTGACCGAGGCCGGCGTCGCCCGGGTCGAGGCTTTGCTCAAGGTCGGCAATCTTTTTGAGCCGGGCCAAATTGAAACCCTGCACCATGTCAATCAGGCCTTGAAAGCGCATGTCCTGTTCAAACGCGATGTCGACTATGTGGTCAAGGATGATAAGGTGGTGATCGTCGATGAGTTCACTGGTCGTCTGATGGATGGGCGGCGCTACAGTGACGGTCTGCATCAGGCCCTGGAAGCCAAGGAAGGGGTCAAGATTGAGCGGGAGAACCAGACCCTGGCCTCGGTTACATTTCAGAATTATTTTCGCATGTATGAAAAACTGGCCGGTATGACCGGCACCGCCGATACCGAGGCGGTGGAGTTCTCCCAGACCTACGGTCTCGGAGTGGTCGTGGTTCCGACCAATCGGCCGATGATCAGGAAAGATAACCCCGATGTGATTTTCAAGACCTCCAAAGAAAAATATAATGCCGTGGTCGAGGAAATCGTCGCTTGTCACAAGACCGGTCAGCCGGTTCTGGTCGGGACGATTTCCATCGAGGATTCGGAGTATCTGGGCACCGTTCTGCGCCGGCGCGGCATCAAGCATGAGGTGCTTAACGCTAAATTCCATGAAAAAGAAGCGGAAATAATCTCCCAGGCCGGGCGCTATGGAGCGGTGACCATTGCCACCAACATGGCCGGGCGCGGCACCGATATCGTGCTGGGGGGGAATCCGGAAATGATGGCGAAGGCCAAGCTGCGGGAGGAAATGACCCCGGAGGAACGGGAGCAAGTGCTTTCCGCTTACCGAAGCCAGTGTGAAACCGAGCGTCAGACTGTACTCGCGGCCGGCGGTCTGCATATTCTGGGCACGGAACGGCATGAATCGCGGCGGATCGATAATCAGCTCAGAGGGCGTTCCGGGCGTCAGGGCGATCCCGGCTCTTCTCGTTTCTATCTCAGTCTGGATGACGACCTGATGCGGATTTTCGGGTCCGAGCGGATTGCCAAGGTGATGGATACGCTGGGTATCGAGGAAGGCGAGCCGATTGAACACGCGATGATCTCCAAAGCCATCGAAAACGCGCAGCGGCGGGTTGAAGGGCATAACTTTGATATCCGCAAGCAGCTTCTCGAATATGACGATGTCATGAACAAGCAGCGCGAGACCATCTATTCACTGCGCCGCGAGATTCTGGGTAATGATGATCTGCGGTCCCTGGTTCTCGAATATATCGAGGATGTCGTCACGGAAATGTTGCATGCAGCGACCAGTGGCTCCCGGAATGCGGGAGAGTGGGACTTCAATTCGCTCTCGTTGGGGCTGTTGCGTTCCTTTGCCCTGTCGGTGGATCTTGGCCCGGAGTCGGAACTGGCCGGGATTCAGGATGAAGAGCGTCTGCGGGAACGTCTGCAGGAACTGGTGCGGGTAAATTATGCCGCCCGGGAAGCCCATATGGGGCCGGAAACCATGCGCCAGCTGGAAAAAATCATTCTGCTGCATACCCTGGATAACCTCTGGAAGGATCATCTTTACGCGATCGATCAGCTCAAAGAAGGCATCGGTCTGCGTGGTTACGGTCAGAAGGATCCGCTGCGTGAATATCAGCGCGAGGGTTTCGAGATGTTCTCGAATATGATCGAACGAATCAAGGAGGATGTGGTCGGCCAGCTCTTTCATATTCAGGTAACTCGCGAAGAAGAGGTGGAAGAACTGGATCAACAGGCCCGCCATGAACAGGAAATGGTGCTCTCGCATGGCGGGCGCACCGAAGATGGTAAACGCAAGCCGGTGGTCAGCGGAAGCAAGGTCGGGCGCAATGATCCCTGTCCCTGTGGTAGCGGGAAAAAATATAAAAAATGTTGCGGCCAGTAAGCCCCTCCGTTTATCTTTCAGGTGAATCTGTTTCCGGCAGGCAGTGGGGTCTGTTTGCCCGGCAAGCTGCGCGTACGCAGCGGTCGCGGTCGGATTTGCCGGGCTCGGCCAAGGATCAGTCTTGTCTGTAACTTCTGGAGATAATTAATTGTCATGGAAAAAAAGATGCAAATCTGTCTGGGGTTTAAATTCGCCGGAATTCATTGCGGTCTGAAAAAGGCCGAGGATGCTCTTGATCTGGCCCTGATTCTAAGCCAGACGCCGGCGACTGCGGCCGCAACCTTTACCACCAATCGTTTTCCGGCGGCACCGGTGATTTATGGTCGTCGCCAGCTGGCGGCCGGGGAGAGTCTGCGGGCGGTGCTGATCAACAGCGGCAATGCCAACGCCTGTACCGGTTCTCAGGGTGAGATCGATGTCCTGAGCGTGGCTGAATTTCTGGGCGCGGCTTTAAATATCAAGGCGGCCGAGGTTTTTATCTCTTCAACCGGAGTCATCGGCGAACCCTTGCCGGTAACCAAGATTCTCAAAGGGATTGAAAAGCTGGTTGACGGCGTTAAGATTCCTGGCGATCCGGTGATAACCTTCGAACGGGCCGTGCGGGCGATCATGACCACCGACCGGTTTCCGAAAATGGTCGCCTGTCAGCTTGAAACCAGTCAGGGACGGGTGACGATTAACGGTTTCGCCAAGGGAGCCGGGATGATTCATCCGAATATGGCGACCATGCTGGCGTACCTGCTGACCGATGCCAAAATTGAAAAGAATACCTGGCAGGCGTTGCTGAGCCGGGTCGTGGAGCATAGCTTTAACCGGATCAGTGTCGACGGGGATATGAGTACCAACGACACGGTCCTGGCGCTGGCCAATGGGGCCTCGGGTAGTTTCCTGACGACGGCCGCCGATCTGGAATTGCTGGAAAACGCGCTTTTGCAGATGACGCAAGAACTGGCTTATATGATGGTCAAGGATGGCGAAGGGGCCACCAAGGTGGTCAAGGTTATGGTTACCGGGGCGCCTTCGCCGACGGCGGCGGAAAAAATCTGCCGCGCAGTGGCTAATTCGTCCCTTGTGAAAACCGCTTTTTTCGGTCAGGATGCCAACTGGGGACGGATTATCGCCGCGGTGGGTTACGCCGGGGTCGATCTGCGGCCTGAACTGGTTAATATCGATTTCGATCAGGTGCGGGTTGTCAGCGGCGGGGTTCGCGATCGGGATTATCGTGAGGAAATGGGGGCTGCGGTCCTGCGTTTGCCGGAGTTTTCGGTGAAAATTGACCTGCAGTCAGGTGAAGATGAGTTCCTGCTGCTGACTTCGGACCTGACCCATGATTATATCTCGATCAATGCTGATTACCGGAGTTAGGTGGTGACCTCGGTGTGGGTTGCGGCGGCGTTTCGGCGTGACGACAAAAAATACCGGTGCGGTGAAAAAATAAATAACTTTCTGGGGGTATATTTTCGCGGTATACTTTTTGCTTAGTACAGGTTCATTTGATCTGGTGGATTTTTGAGCAAACAGCGGTTTTGAGGGGGCTTTCGGCCGCAAAAAAATCGGAAATTTAACCTGAGGAGTAAGAAGAGATGAATTATGCCAATTACGCCTGTCTGCATGCCCGGCATCTGCCGGAAAAGATCTGTCTGATTGAGCGGACGCCGGCGACCGGGGCTCGTCGCACCCTGACCTGGAAAGAATTCAATCAGGCGATTAACCGGGTTGCCAATTACCTGAAGCATGAACTCGGGGTGAGGCAGGGTGACTATGTCATGCACCTGCAGAACAACAGCCTGGAATGGTTAGTCAGTTACTATGCCGTTATCAAACTCGGAGCGGTGGTGGTGCCGCTTAACTTTCGATTTGTCGGGGCCGATATCAAGTTTGCGGCCGAAGTCTCCAATCCCGTGGTTTTTATTCTGGGTTCGGAATTCCTGTCTGTGGTTGAACCAGTTCGGGAAGCTTTGGGTACGATCAGACATTACATCTGTGTCGGTGATAAAATCGGCGCCGGCATGATTGATTTTAAGCTCCCGGCCGCTTATGCCGATACGTCCGAAGCCCTGGTCGAGGTGGCAGCGGATGCCGCTCTGGCCATGATGTTTACCTCCGGGACCACGGGCAAGCCAAAGCCGGTTCTGCATACCCATTTTTCTCTGAACAGCACGGCCATCGGC includes:
- a CDS encoding NAD(+)/NADH kinase, producing the protein MRKIGIVTKRRSARALEIGVKLGLWLRERKVAVLCEEELAAELYLAKADKNSITGNADLIVVLGGDGTLLSIARHISRRDLPLLGVNLGGLGFLTAITLDELFPVMQEVLNGNFNLSTRMILKVVLHRRSLPPSTHNVLNDVVINKGAMARIIDLETVIDGNLVNNFKADGLIFSTPTGSTGYSLSAGGPIVYPTLDCITIAPICPHTLSNRPLIVAPNVTIETTLTSIDSDDVFVTLDGQTGFPLRSLDRITITRAEHNIKLVTSPSKTYFEVLRNKLKWGERYQNLET
- the argJ gene encoding bifunctional glutamate N-acetyltransferase/amino-acid acetyltransferase ArgJ; the encoded protein is MEKKMQICLGFKFAGIHCGLKKAEDALDLALILSQTPATAAATFTTNRFPAAPVIYGRRQLAAGESLRAVLINSGNANACTGSQGEIDVLSVAEFLGAALNIKAAEVFISSTGVIGEPLPVTKILKGIEKLVDGVKIPGDPVITFERAVRAIMTTDRFPKMVACQLETSQGRVTINGFAKGAGMIHPNMATMLAYLLTDAKIEKNTWQALLSRVVEHSFNRISVDGDMSTNDTVLALANGASGSFLTTAADLELLENALLQMTQELAYMMVKDGEGATKVVKVMVTGAPSPTAAEKICRAVANSSLVKTAFFGQDANWGRIIAAVGYAGVDLRPELVNIDFDQVRVVSGGVRDRDYREEMGAAVLRLPEFSVKIDLQSGEDEFLLLTSDLTHDYISINADYRS
- the secA gene encoding preprotein translocase subunit SecA codes for the protein MNILKKIFGSKNDREIKGMQPLLHLVNREEAGLKTLSDSRLQGKTGEFKERLTRGEELLDLLPEAFAVVREAALRTLGMRHFDAQIMGGIVLHKGKIAEMKTGEGKTLAATLPVYLNALSGKGVHVVTVNDYLARRDAAWMGKVYAFLGLSVGVILHELDDRERQQAYAADITYGTNNEFGFDYLRDNMKFSLEDYVQRPLHYAIVDEVDSILIDEARTPLIISGPTDDSTDKYYVIDKAMRKLVQSNREQEQISDYDVDEKSRSVTLTEAGVARVEALLKVGNLFEPGQIETLHHVNQALKAHVLFKRDVDYVVKDDKVVIVDEFTGRLMDGRRYSDGLHQALEAKEGVKIERENQTLASVTFQNYFRMYEKLAGMTGTADTEAVEFSQTYGLGVVVVPTNRPMIRKDNPDVIFKTSKEKYNAVVEEIVACHKTGQPVLVGTISIEDSEYLGTVLRRRGIKHEVLNAKFHEKEAEIISQAGRYGAVTIATNMAGRGTDIVLGGNPEMMAKAKLREEMTPEEREQVLSAYRSQCETERQTVLAAGGLHILGTERHESRRIDNQLRGRSGRQGDPGSSRFYLSLDDDLMRIFGSERIAKVMDTLGIEEGEPIEHAMISKAIENAQRRVEGHNFDIRKQLLEYDDVMNKQRETIYSLRREILGNDDLRSLVLEYIEDVVTEMLHAATSGSRNAGEWDFNSLSLGLLRSFALSVDLGPESELAGIQDEERLRERLQELVRVNYAAREAHMGPETMRQLEKIILLHTLDNLWKDHLYAIDQLKEGIGLRGYGQKDPLREYQREGFEMFSNMIERIKEDVVGQLFHIQVTREEEVEELDQQARHEQEMVLSHGGRTEDGKRKPVVSGSKVGRNDPCPCGSGKKYKKCCGQ
- the recN gene encoding DNA repair protein RecN; protein product: MLKQLSISNYKLIDHIECEFGPGLTVLTGETGAGKSIIIGALRTLLEGLSESDIFLAEERPVTISAIFSAPQNPAFHQRLAASGLGEQPEEIILRRQIGRRRDGGLTNRIYLNDQPTTGATASDLAGRLLEFVDQHQQHELRAASQPLKLLDSFGGLTSQRREYKLLFEDFRRQRQAFTQWQQELQEAARQMDYLSHQLTELNASQLDPEEETELLHRRRQYQQIGRLQELAREADQLCYSGQGSILDRCYRLQEISDELSRRDEQAPVTRELLTDIIDRLQEINRDQQKYLAGLEIDEETIEKTETRLAQLERLKRKFATDIQGLLALEKELTEKLSRWEQRDQESGRRQRELAAKQGKMEAAAEALSQTRSAQAKLLEETVSGHLRDLNLAQARFQISLEKTTCSATGADQVNFLFSANPGSAPAPLGEIASGGELSRLLLALRTAAAARAELPTMIFDEIDTGLGGAAAGAVGRKIAAIARNCQVITITHLPQVAAHADQHYVINKQSCPEEEKTTIMLNEISLASETAVIEELARMGSSGKITREALDHARALRAEAGKGGRK
- a CDS encoding M23 family peptidase, with the protein product MAVILQKISLRLFRPRSRWRYVVSMNREDQYTLVVFRSGKGVHRKLTLPVRQIKRFFWLAMPLVSAVFIGALVAIALYLVNLHNINDYARLASKNRELEKQVVFFSQRVADLNDKVLHLRQSNAKIKVLANLAVVPESLDLRGVGGPDPLASALTVSSLDEERKAQLAAMHRELQRLELEIAAEENALGCLNNHLSEQQSLLNFTPSIWPVRGWISSPFGYRSSPFTQRRELHKGVDIVNRVGTPVVATADGRVVFAGHQSGYGKLVTIDHGLGKITRYGHLSQIGVKNGDAVVRGQELGKLGNTGRSTGPHLHYEVVVDGKAVNPVEFLLD
- a CDS encoding N-acetyltransferase; this translates as MIRPALIKDVKIIQKALDHYAKQGLLLPRSLNDLYDNLRDFVVDDSENGILGVSSLHVCWDDLGEIRSLAVLPPATKQGIGSRLVSACEAEARRLGLQRVFTLTYQENFFARQGYQVTDKNLLPHKVWRDCLSCVKFPDCDEIAMIKTLQV
- a CDS encoding DUF342 domain-containing protein translates to MIKIEVNATKTEARLTILPDQEGEPKVSAGQLAGALKLNNIVSGISKKNLQDIIVRFNQNPEQPASTIIAMEIPVRETIQHQYQFHFSSGKNIGQLRGNDKIDYKKKGTIRYFDIGDPLLIVTLGREGAPGRLVDGTIVACAPLQPLIKYSAGTGVGLESEEHRLLFKAETCGRPLLNNKVLSIENSLTVDGDVDLETGHIEFAGPIRIGGNLLAGFHVISNSDVTIGNTLSGSVRTRSNLLVRGGIIGADHQKIAVAGDLACDFISGVSHLQTGGNLNVNKHIINSRIVAAKNVTCGEMITGDCWITAFNGVTCTELGSDQGSNVRIEVGGNKELKGRIKKIEEFMEPLTSRSFAIIDQMGLQALIKKDISLVPEASRAQAEKLFQQYATLENDISRLKHKKHELEKMIELGLQSRVTIRKRVYPGTVIKIGQELYEVKRENNGPLEFFFDNREKVITFEYLR